Proteins encoded in a region of the Zea mays cultivar B73 chromosome 2, Zm-B73-REFERENCE-NAM-5.0, whole genome shotgun sequence genome:
- the LOC111590856 gene encoding uncharacterized protein has protein sequence MNDSWPTGFLNLAPLDDPPPGHHRKAGSLSSTLSLDNGDGAGETNDAEKPVRRGGLLPRRAGQGLALRPKSGGRADTNGNQQDLLAAWVPSYGDGLRAVKRSSSAPEFQDSDSVSLASAWLKSKWNLKRDYTFTLALFDAISKPLLDSIPKPLLDNIPNTIVAWRNKASVAARSRLRLLLASCWGAGGALGACREREEERVGGG, from the coding sequence ATGAATGATTCCTGGCCTACTGGATTTCTGAACTTGGCACCCCTGGATGACCCACCTCCAGGCCATCACAGGAAAGCCGGAAGCTTATCGAGCACCTTGTCTCTTGACAACGGAGATGGCGCTGGGGAGACGAACGATGCTGAGAAGCCCGTGAGGCGCGGTGGCCTGTTGCCGAGGAGAGCCGGGCAAGGACTGGCCCTGAGGCCAAAGTCTGGCGGTCGAGCAGACACGAACGGAAACCAGCAGGATCTGTTGGCTGCGTGGGTGCCCTCGTACGGGGACGGGTTGCGCGCGGTGAAGAGATCGTCGAGCGCTCCGGAGTTCCAGGATTCGGACAgcgtcagcctcgcctcggcgtGGCTGAAGAGCAAGTGGAACCTGAAACGGGATTATACCTTCACCCTGGCGCTGTTCGACGCCATCTCCAAGCCTCTCCTGGACAGCATCCCCAAGCCTCTCCTCGACAACATCCCCAACACGATCGTTGCTTGGAGAAACAAGGCTTCGGTCGCGGCGCGGTCGAGGCTTCGGCTGCTCCTGGCGTCGTGCTGGGGTGCAGGTGGAGCGTTGGGCGCGTGCAGAGAGAGGGAAGAGGAGAGAGTGGGTGGCGGCTGA